In Heyndrickxia vini, the sequence AAGAAAGCCACCTCCTTACGAGCATCATAAGCATTTTGTCCGCAAATTCATCCTTTTATACCATTTTTTTCACATAATTATTGGATTTCAAACATGCGAATAAAGATTTAGATAAATTCTAAGTTTAAAATGCTTCATGTTACATTTGCAAAGACTGTGAATCCTCTTTAGAAATTGTTTGATTTTCTTCTATTTTCAAAAGCTCATTAAAAGATGCTATCGCCACTTCAACTTGATCATCAGAAGGTTCTTTTGTTGTAAGTAACTGTAACCACAGACCAGGGTATCCTAAATAACGGAGAACGGGTACTTCTCTCAATTTGTTTGTAAATTGAAGAACTTCAAAGGAAATTCCTAATACAACAGGTATTAATGCAATACGATCAACTAAACGTAGCCATAATGGATCAATTGGTACCAACATATAAACAAAGACACCAACGAATACGGTAAAAAGAATAAAGCTGCTTCCACAACGATAATGAAGTCTTGACTGAGATTGGACATTTTCTACAGTAAGTTCTAAATTATTTTCAAATGTATTGATGACTTTATGCTCTGCACCATGATATTGAAACACACGCTTAATAAGAGGTGTTAACGATACAAAGTAAATATAAACCAATAATAGGATTAGTTTTATTAATCCTTCAATAAGTACCTGGGCTATATCGCTTGAAAAGATTGGCTTTGTGAATGATGCTAATATTGCAGGTACAAGTGTAAAAACAAATTTCCCAAAAAGAAATGATAGGACGCCAAGTGTAGCAACCCCTAAAATCATCGTCGTTTTAGAAACTTTTTCTTCTGCTAAATTTTCATCATTTTCAGGATCCCGATCATACCGTTCACTTGAAAAATTTAAATGTTGTGATCCATTTGCGCTCGCTTCAAGTATTGCAACAATCCCTCTTAAAAAAGGAATTTTTTTTAGCTTTTGCAATGTGGGGTGTGATTTTCTTGGTAAATAAAAATAATCAATTGTTTGATCTTTTCTACGAATTGCGGTAACAGTCTGGCTTTTTCCGCCAAACATTACTCCTTCTATTACAGCTTGCCCACCATATGAGGGCTTTTTTTGACTTTCCACTAATTTTTCACCAACCATTTCTTTGAATGCAAGACTTATTAAGTTTATTTTACTAAAAAAACAAAATTACGACTAGCTACATTACTTGTGGTTATTCTATAAATATTACATGTATTTGGGGGTGCGTTATGTCAAATCATAAAGATGAGGTAGAATTTCCAAAAATGTCTTTTCTGTTAATGGCTGTCACAACTGGGTTTGTCGGTGGAATATTATGGAGTTTAATTGGTTATTTATGTTATTATTTTAACTATTCTACAATCGAACCCAATATTTTATTAGAACCATTTACTGTAGGTACTTGGAGAGAAAGTTGGATAGGGATCATTCTTACAATCATTTTGTATGGAATTATTTCAATCGGTGTAGCCTTAGTGTATTATATTCTATTAAAAAAATTGAATACAATGTGGGTCGGAATCGGTTATGGTTTCGTTCTATTTTTAGTTGTTTTTTTGATTTTAAATCCGATATTTCCTAGTATGAAGCCTTTTTTGCAAAATGATATAAATACTTTAATTGCGGCTGCATGTGTTTACATCCTATATGGTCTTTTTATTGGATATTCAATTTCCTATGAACATAATGAAATAAAATATTTTAAAGAAAAAGAATTGAAGCGATAATATTTGTGATAAAATGTGTTGTGTAGAAAATTCATAACAATTTCTACAAATACCATTTTTAAAGGTGCGTTTGATTATGAAAATTTTATTATTAAATGGACCTAATTTAAATTTATTAGGTAAAAGAGAACCAAATGTTTATGGGAAGAATACGCTAAAAACTTTGTATCAACGCTTTAGTGAATTGGAAAAAGAATATAATGTTGAAGTAGTTTCGTTTCAATCCAATCATGAGGGTGAACTTATTGACAAATTACATGAAACAAGTGATGGAAACTTTTTAGGGGTTATTTTCAATCCCGGCGCTTTTACCCATTATAGTTACGCAATTCGCGATGCCATTGCTTCAATTGATGTACCTGTAATTGAAGTGCATATTTCAAATGTGCATAATCGAGAGGAATTCCGAAGGGAATCGGTCATTTCACCTGTGACTGCAGGACAAATTGTCGGATTAGGACTATTTGGTTATGAATTAGCGTTAAAAGCATTAGTAGAATACATAGGTAAGGGAGAGTAAAGAATGCAAAAACTAGAGAAACTACGCAATCAATTTTCTAAGCAAGGAATTGATGGAATTTTAATTACAAGTCCATACAATCGGCGATATATGACTAATTTTACAGGAACAGCTGGTGTTGTACTAATTTCTGAAACACAAGCACTTTTTATTACTGATTTTCGTTACGTAGAACAAGCCTCAAAACAAGCCCAAGGTTTTGAAATTATTCAACATAAAGGAATTATCCATGAGGAAATTGCACAGCAGCTTGTTGCACTGGGAATTAAAAAACTTGGATTTGAACAGGACTACGTGAACTATTCCGATTATACTCTTTATGAGAAAGCTTTTTCTGTAGATTTAGTTCCGGTTTCGCGTTTAATTGAAAATTTACGCTTGATTAAGACTGAATCAGAGATTAAGATATTAAAGGAAGCAGCCGACATTGCTGATGCTGCATTTAAACATATATTAGATTATATTAAGCCTGGTGTTACGGAGCTTGAAGTATCCAATGAACTTGAGTTTTTCATGAGAAAAGCAGGTGCAACTTCTTCATCTTTCGATACTATTGTTGCTTCTGGAACAAGATCTGCACTTCCGCATGGGGTTGCCTCCGATAAAGTAATTGAAAAAGGCGATTTTGTTACTTTGGACTACGGTGCCCTTCATAAAGGATATGTTTCTGATATTACTCGTACTGTCGCGGTAGGCGAACCATCAGATAAGTTGAAAGAAATTTACGATGTTGTTTTAGAATCACAATTGCTCGCTATGGAAAAAATTAAACCAGGAATGACAGGTATTGAAGCTGATGCTATTGCCAGAAATTATATTTCTGAAAAAGGGTACGGTGAATACTTTGGTCATTCCCTTGGACATGGAATTGGTCTAGAAGTTCATGAAGGACCTGCATTATCAGTAAGATCTGATATTGTCCTGCAACCTGGTATGGTTGTGACTGTTGAACCAGGGATTTATTTACCTGGTGTTGGTGGAGTTCGCATTGAAGATGACACTTTAATAACAGAGGATTCGAATGAAAAGTTAACTCATTCAACTAAAGACTTAATTATTCTTTAATATGATTTTGAACCTCAGTACATTAAGGAACGATTCCTTAATTCTGAATAAATAGGAGGAAGAAACAACATGATATCAGTTAATGATTTTCGAACTGGTTTAACAATCGAAGTAGATGGCGGAATATGGAGAGTAATGGACTTCCAACATGTTAAACCTGGTAAAGGTGCAGCGTTCGTTCGCTCTAAATTACGTAACTTAAGAACCGGTGCC encodes:
- a CDS encoding YqhR family membrane protein, coding for MSNHKDEVEFPKMSFLLMAVTTGFVGGILWSLIGYLCYYFNYSTIEPNILLEPFTVGTWRESWIGIILTIILYGIISIGVALVYYILLKKLNTMWVGIGYGFVLFLVVFLILNPIFPSMKPFLQNDINTLIAAACVYILYGLFIGYSISYEHNEIKYFKEKELKR
- a CDS encoding M24 family metallopeptidase, which gives rise to MQKLEKLRNQFSKQGIDGILITSPYNRRYMTNFTGTAGVVLISETQALFITDFRYVEQASKQAQGFEIIQHKGIIHEEIAQQLVALGIKKLGFEQDYVNYSDYTLYEKAFSVDLVPVSRLIENLRLIKTESEIKILKEAADIADAAFKHILDYIKPGVTELEVSNELEFFMRKAGATSSSFDTIVASGTRSALPHGVASDKVIEKGDFVTLDYGALHKGYVSDITRTVAVGEPSDKLKEIYDVVLESQLLAMEKIKPGMTGIEADAIARNYISEKGYGEYFGHSLGHGIGLEVHEGPALSVRSDIVLQPGMVVTVEPGIYLPGVGGVRIEDDTLITEDSNEKLTHSTKDLIIL
- a CDS encoding DUF1385 domain-containing protein, encoding MFGGKSQTVTAIRRKDQTIDYFYLPRKSHPTLQKLKKIPFLRGIVAILEASANGSQHLNFSSERYDRDPENDENLAEEKVSKTTMILGVATLGVLSFLFGKFVFTLVPAILASFTKPIFSSDIAQVLIEGLIKLILLLVYIYFVSLTPLIKRVFQYHGAEHKVINTFENNLELTVENVQSQSRLHYRCGSSFILFTVFVGVFVYMLVPIDPLWLRLVDRIALIPVVLGISFEVLQFTNKLREVPVLRYLGYPGLWLQLLTTKEPSDDQVEVAIASFNELLKIEENQTISKEDSQSLQM
- the aroQ gene encoding type II 3-dehydroquinate dehydratase codes for the protein MMKILLLNGPNLNLLGKREPNVYGKNTLKTLYQRFSELEKEYNVEVVSFQSNHEGELIDKLHETSDGNFLGVIFNPGAFTHYSYAIRDAIASIDVPVIEVHISNVHNREEFRRESVISPVTAGQIVGLGLFGYELALKALVEYIGKGE